The Melanotaenia boesemani isolate fMelBoe1 chromosome 8, fMelBoe1.pri, whole genome shotgun sequence DNA window CCCTCTGGCCCTCGGACCCTCTGGCAGACTAGTCCTCTggtcctcaggtcctctggcaaACTAGTCATCTGGCAGACTAGTCCTCTTGCTCTCAGGTCCTCTGGCAAACTAGTCCTCTGGTCCTCAGTTTCTCTGGCAGACTAGTCCTCTggtcctcaggtcctctggcaaactagtcctctggtcctcaggttctctggcagactagtcctctggtcctcatGTCCTCTGGCAAACTAGTCCTCTggtcctcaggtcctctggcaaACTAGTCCTCTGGCAGACTAGTCGTCTGGCCCTCAGGTCCTTTGGCAAACTAGTCCTCTGGTCCTCAGGCCCTCTGGCAGACTAGTCATCTGTTCCTCAGCTCCTCTGGCAAACTAGTCCTGTGGTCCTCAGGTTCTCTGGCAGACTAGTCCTCTggtcctcaggtcctctggcaaactagtcctctggtcctcaggtcctctggcaaACTAGTCCTCTGGCAGACTAGTCGTCTggccctcaggtcctctggcaaACTAGTCATCTGTTTCTCAGGTCCTCTGGCAAACTAGTCATCTGttcctcaggtcctctggcaaactagtcctctggtcctcaggtcctctggcagACTAGTCCTCTGGTCCTCAGGCCCTCTGGCAGACTAGTCCTCTGGTCCTCAGGCCCTCTGGCAGACTAGTCCTCTGGTCCTCAGGCCCTCTGGCAGACTAGTCATCTGttcctcaggtcctctggcaaactagtcctctggtcctcaggtcctctggcagACTAGTCCTCTGGTCCTCAGGCCCTCTGGCAGACTAGTCATCTGttcctcaggtcctctggcaaactagtcctctggtcctcaggtcctctggcaaACTAGTCCTCTGGCAGACTAGTCGTCTggccctcaggtcctctggcaaACTAGTCATCTGTTTCTCAGGTCCTCTGGCAAACTAGTCATCTGttcctcaggtcctctggcaaactagtcctctggtcctcaggtcctctggcagACTAGTCCTCTGGTCCTCAGGCCCTCTGGCAGACTAGTCCTCTGGTCCTCAGGCCCTCTGGCAGACTAGTCCTCTGGTCCTCAGGCCCTCTGGCAGACTAGTCATCTGttcctcaggtcctctggcaaactagtcctctggtcctcaggtcctctggcagACTAGTCCTCTGGTCCTCAGGCCCTCTGGCAGACTAGTCATCTGttcctcaggtcctctggcaaactagtcctctggtcctcaggtcctctggcagACTAGTCCTCTGGTCCTCAGGCCCTCTGGCAGACTAGTCATCTGttcctcaggtcctctggtaaaCTAGTCCTCTTGCTCTCAGGTCCTCTGGCAGACTAGTCCTCTGGTCCTGGcaatctttttttgtgtttctaaatatttgcatttatgtatcaaattatatttttaatttatataatttatgaacaaatattgattgattgattgattgattattgACCAAACAACCAACTaaccaaacaaacaatcaaCCAACTAACCAAACAAATAACCAACCAACTAACCAAACAAATAACCAACACcaaacaatcaatcaatcaatcaatcaatcaatcaatcaatcaatcaatcaatcaatcaatcaatcaatcaatttcttttaaattaattaattcgataaacaaacagataaataacTACAAACATAACCGCCATAGTGGAGCAGTTGAAGTTTACATTACCATATTAGGATCGTATATTTCGTCATTTGGCCATCGTCCAATCAGAGGAGAGTTTGTGTGATTGGGGGCTCGAGCTGACCGTCCGTCCGCTTCCACCGGTAAGTTCATCAGACTTCGTTAACGGCTGTAACAGGTGTTGGTCCAGGCCAGAGTTGGAGCGGGTCAGAGCTTCTTTCGGGTTCCGGCTGATCAGTTGCTCTGACCGCGTTTTGTGTCTGTTTGAGCGGGTTAACGGCTCCGCTCTGTCCGGCTAACCGGAGCTAACGTGCTAGCTTAACGGTTGTTCTGAGAGCGGCGGAAGACGTTCAGCAGCTGGTTTTACCTCCCAAGTGACtgaaaaacacttttaacaAAGCacttcctgctgctcatacagGTGTTTCTCAGGTAGGAAACAAACTACAGGTGAGAAATGTTCATCTTCACTagaaagctgtttttctgttagtGAACAGTGAGAATACCTGCTGCTACCTGAACAGGTGATCACTctacttcctggttaaattagACTCAAACTAAAGCCCTCACAAAGTTGCGGGTGATCAGGTGTTCTGTGGATCAGCCCATCAGTACATTTCAGTAGCAGGACAAAATGATCAGTTTTAGCTCTAAGATCAGAACTtcagtgtgatgatgatgatgatgaacctGGTTTCTGTTATGAAGCCTGTTTTCCAGAAGGATTTCCAGAAAGTCGGGACGCTGCTGTTGTTGGACAAAGAATCCAGATTTACAGGAGCTGATTAGAATAAATACGTAACAGACGCATTATTCCAGCTCACTGAGACCATCATCAGGAATATTTCCATTTCAACACCTGTTGCTGTCCAGAATGACATCAGAGATGACAGTTTTATGTATGAATGGTTGTAATTTGATTAGAACAATGGTGGACATTAGAAGTCCCACAGGCTCTGATTGGTTCACAGGTTGTAAACACAGGTTCTGATTGGTGTGATCAATGGTTTCAgtcatttgttttcctttttattccaTCAGCTGTTCAGTGTGTCAGTGATTGTCTGCAGGAGAGATGAACAGCAGGAGCCGCGGGGCCAGGTGAGACTCACGCTTGTAACACACCTGTAATACACCTGTCACACAGTCAGCTGATTAtgtccttgttttgttttcagtctcaCCTTAAAGAGTCGCTCGGGCAACTTGGGCCGATTCTCCAAAGTCCCTCTACAGAAGCCCGGTTGGACCAAAGAGGAGGTACTGCTCAGAGTTCGCTGTTAGCCTGTTGGCTTGGCTCCAGTCCTtcgctgctgctgatgatgatgatgatctgtTTTTCCTCCTCAGGATGAGAAGCTGCAGCACCTGGTGAAGAAGTACGGATCCAACAGCTGGTCTTGGGTTGCTCTCCAGTTCAGAGTGAGTTCTTTTAGTCCACCTGTCAGCCTAGTGCTGGTCCGGAACCTAACCTGGACCTGTTCTCTGCCAGGGTCAGAGGTCACAGCTGCAGTGTCAGCGCCGCTGGCAGCAGAACAATAACCCAGAACTGGTCAAAGGTCCCTGGACCCAGGAAGAGGACCGCCAGGTAACAACTTACCTGAGAGCAGCTCAGACCTGCTGCTCGACTCTGACACTGACGTGATGTCACGTCCTGCATAGGTCATGGAGCTGGTCCAGAAGTTCGGTGTGAAGCGCTGGTCGCTCATCGCCAAACACCTGCGCACCCGCAACGGGAAGCAGTGCCGCGAGCGCTGGCACAACCACCTGAACCCGACGGTAATGAAGAGCAAATGGACTCCAGAGGAGGATCGGATCTTATACCAGGCCCACAGACTGGTGGGAAACCGCTGGGCGTACATCTCCAAGCTCCTGCCCGGCAGGTATGCGCTCCAGACCACCATACATTGCAGGTCACTTGTTCACAGGTGTGtcatgctgctgtgtgtgtttttaggaCGGATAACTCTATTAAAAACCACTGGAATTCTACCCTGAAGAGGAAGGTGAATAAGGAGGGATACCTGCACTTCCTGCAAATCCACACCTCCACCAGCTCCTCTTGCACACCTAAATCCCCAACCTGCAGCCCCCCCAGCACTGCCAAGGTCCCGCACTAGCCACAATCCACCCAGCTCCGCGTATCAGCAGTTTGTTGAGATATAACCCTGATCTGTCCTCCTGCAGGCCCACAGTCTGTCCACCACCAAGAACGAGTCCTCCTGCACCTCCTGCGATAAGAGCGCATGCAGAAACCAGGGTATCTCCGCCCATCTTTGCTCCACCTGTGTCTCTACCTCCTCAGGCTACAGCTCCTCTCTGAGCATGTGCAAGCTGGCAGCAACAGTGGAGTTGATGGAGCTGGTAAGaggttttatttcttctgtttaagAATGACTAAGGTTTTCATTCTGTAAAGAAGCTCTGTGTTATAAAGTGAAACCCTAAGTTCTGTCTGATAGGCGGATCCATCCTGCTTCATGTCTGCTGTGTTTCCTGTTAACAATCCCCATTCTGCTCTTGTCTGAAATCATCACAGAACCATGAGATGTGGACCTGCAACTCAGAAGAAGTGACCTCACATCCTAAACACCACCGAGTGATGCCCGCCAATGACACTGACCTGTCTGTCAGCAGGCTGAGAAGCAGTGACGTAAGTCAGGTGACTTCACACCCTTTCAGAAACACACCTGCATACCTGTTAATACAGATGCTACAACCATCATACAGACACCATAACCATCATACAGAGGCTACAACCATAATACAGGCGCTAAAACCATCATACAGAAGCTACAACTGTCATACAGAGGCTACTACCATCATACAGAAGTTACAACCATCATACAGAAGCTACAACCATCATACAGACACTATAACCATCATACAGAGGCTACAACCACAATACAGGCGCTAAAACCATCATACAGAAGCTACAACTGTCATACAGAGGCTACTACCATCATACAGAAGCTGCAACCATCATACAGAAGCTACAACCATCATACCGACACCATAACCATCATACAGACGCTACAACCATCATACAGACACCGCAACTATCATACAGAGGCTACAACCATAATACAGGCGCTAAAACCATCATGCAGAAGCTACAACCATCATACAGAAGCTACAACCATCCTACAGACGCTACAACCATCATACAGAGACTGCAACCATCATACAGAAGCTACAACCATCATACAGAGGCTACAACCATCATACAGAGGCTGCAACCATCATACAGACACAGCAACCATCATACAGAGGCCACAGCTATCATACAGACACAGCAACCATCATACAGAAGCTACAACCATCATACAGACACCATAACCACCATACAGAGGCAGAAAACTGTCATACAGAGGCAGAACACGATACACACTACAATCATTATACAGAGACTACAACCATCATGCAGAAGCTACAACCTTCATAAAGACACTGCAACCATCATACAGAAGCTACAACCTTCATACAGAGGCTACAACCATCATACAGACACTACAACCATCATCCAGACACCATTACTATTATACAGAAGCTACAACCATCATACAGAAGCTACAACCATCATGCAGACACCACAACTATCATACAGAGGCTACAACCATACTACAGGCGCTAAAACCATCATACAGAAGCTACAACTGTCATACAGAGGCTACAACCATCATACAGAAGCTACAACCATCATACAGAAGCTACAACCATCATACAGACGCTACAACCATCATACAGACACTGCAACCATCATACAGAAGCTACAACCATCATACAGACACCACAACCATCCTACAGACGCTACAACATCATACAGACATCGCAACTATCATACCGAGGCTACAACCATAATACAGGcgataaaacatacaaaagctACAACTGTTATACAGTAGCTACTACCATCATACAAACACCATAACCATCATACAGGCGCTACAACCATCATACAGACACCACAACCATCATACAGATGCTACAACCATCATGCAGAGGCTACAACCATCATACAGATGTTACAACCATAATACAGTGGCTACAACCATCATACAGACGCAGCAACCATCATACAGAGGCTACAACCATCATACAGACACCATAACCATCATACAGAGGCAGAAAACTGTCATACAGAGGCAGAACACGATACACGCTACAATCATTATACAGAGACTACAACCATCATACAGAAGCTACAACCTTC harbors:
- the LOC121644131 gene encoding myb-related protein B-like isoform X1 — its product is MNSRSRGASLTLKSRSGNLGRFSKVPLQKPGWTKEEDEKLQHLVKKYGSNSWSWVALQFRGQRSQLQCQRRWQQNNNPELVKGPWTQEEDRQVMELVQKFGVKRWSLIAKHLRTRNGKQCRERWHNHLNPTVMKSKWTPEEDRILYQAHRLVGNRWAYISKLLPGRTDNSIKNHWNSTLKRKVNKEGYLHFLQIHTSTSSSCTPKSPTCSPPSTAKAHSLSTTKNESSCTSCDKSACRNQGISAHLCSTCVSTSSGYSSSLSMCKLAATVELMELNHEMWTCNSEEVTSHPKHHRVMPANDTDLSVSRLRSSDVSGVKEELMNSDEVVSVLDPSWSRSSMMGELTLSSSEFLNPCGLEDLKFQRPALTSTPLCSIKHPAMSRQDDGCVHCSLSCRTPPEIQEKVRALLEANPQTPTPLKISDQQYQITGMWVDRSVDHDDSQQSSSSSEVQGESLLNSILQVQKSFSSVQQQVQGQSGSISEVPAESDSVLHSEDFGCYLLDRQVDVWWCPQTFSHLDSTECPGYRGNPFELSGKLQVEMFGRTDDQSCSGPNMNPSTNVRDKGI
- the LOC121644131 gene encoding myb-related protein B-like isoform X2, with amino-acid sequence MNSRSRGASLTLKSRSGNLGRFSKVPLQKPGWTKEEDEKLQHLVKKYGSNSWSWVALQFRGQRSQLQCQRRWQQNNNPELVKGPWTQEEDRQVMELVQKFGVKRWSLIAKHLRTRNGKQCRERWHNHLNPTVMKSKWTPEEDRILYQAHRLVGNRWAYISKLLPGRTDNSIKNHWNSTLKRKVNKEGYLHFLQIHTSTSSSCTPKSPTCSPPSTAKAHSLSTTKNESSCTSCDKSACRNQGISAHLCSTCVSTSSGYSSSLSMCKLAATVELMELNHEMWTCNSEEVTSHPKHHRVMPANDTDLSVSRLRSSDVSGVKEELMNSDEVVSVLDPSWSRSSMMGELTLSSSEFLNPCGLEDLKFQRPALTSTPLCSIKHPAMSRQDDGCVHCSLSCRTPPEIQEKVRALLEANPQTPTPLKISDQQYQITGMWVDRSVDHDDSQQSSSSSEVQGESLLNSILQVQKSFSSVQQQVQGQSGSISEVPAESDSVLHSEDFGCYLLDRQVDVWWCPQTFSHLDSTECPGYRGNPFELSGKLQVEMFGRTDDQVSLTEQAHRFLEP
- the LOC121644131 gene encoding myb-related protein B-like isoform X3, with product MNSRSRGASLTLKSRSGNLGRFSKVPLQKPGWTKEEDEKLQHLVKKYGSNSWSWVALQFRGQRSQLQCQRRWQQNNNPELVKGPWTQEEDRQVMELVQKFGVKRWSLIAKHLRTRNGKQCRERWHNHLNPTVMKSKWTPEEDRILYQAHRLVGNRWAYISKLLPGRTDNSIKNHWNSTLKRKVNKEGYLHFLQIHTSTSSSCTPKSPTCSPPSTAKAHSLSTTKNESSCTSCDKSACRNQGISAHLCSTCVSTSSGYSSSLSMCKLAATVELMELNHEMWTCNSEEVTSHPKHHRVMPANDTDLSVSRLRSSDVSGVKEELMNSDEVVSVLDPSWSRSSMMGELTLSSSEFLNPCGLEDLKFQRPALTSTPLCSIKHPAMSRQDDGCVHCSLSCRTPPEIQEKVRALLEANPQTPTPLKISDQQYQITGMWVDRSVDHDDSQQSSSSSEALQPMRGPGGESAELHPASPKEFQFSPAAGSGAVWLHLRGPCRV
- the LOC121644131 gene encoding myb-related protein B-like isoform X4, translating into MNSRSRGASLTLKSRSGNLGRFSKVPLQKPGWTKEEDEKLQHLVKKYGSNSWSWVALQFRGQRSQLQCQRRWQQNNNPELVKGPWTQEEDRQVMELVQKFGVKRWSLIAKHLRTRNGKQCRERWHNHLNPTVMKSKWTPEEDRILYQAHRLVGNRWAYISKLLPGRTDNSIKNHWNSTLKRKVNKEGYLHFLQIHTSTSSSCTPKSPTCSPPSTAKAHSLSTTKNESSCTSCDKSACRNQGISAHLCSTCVSTSSGYSSSLSMCKLAATVELMELNHEMWTCNSEEVTSHPKHHRVMPANDTDLSVSRLRSSDVSGVKEELMNSDEVVSVLDPSWSRSSMMGELTLSSSEFLNPCGLEDLKFQRPALTSTPLCSIKHPAMSRQDDGCVHCSLSCRTPPEIQEKVRALLEANPQTPTPLKISDQQYQITGMWVDRSVDHDDSQQSSSSSEALQPMRGKLSPRPPAASPLSSPALTDS